One window from the genome of Cottoperca gobio chromosome 15, fCotGob3.1, whole genome shotgun sequence encodes:
- the vdac2 gene encoding LOW QUALITY PROTEIN: voltage-dependent anion-selective channel protein 2 (The sequence of the model RefSeq protein was modified relative to this genomic sequence to represent the inferred CDS: deleted 1 base in 1 codon) encodes MAVPPCYGDLGKSAKDIFNKGYGFGMVKLDVKTKSASGVEFKTGGSSNTDTSKVAGSLETKYKRSEYGLTFTEKWNTDNTLGTEITIEDQIAKGLKLTFDTTFSPNTGKKSGKVKTAYKREYVNMGCDVDFDFAGPTIHGAAVVGYEGWLAGYQMSFDTAKSKMTQNNFAIGYKTGDFQLHTNVNDGSEFGGSIYQKVSDKLETAVNLAWTAGSNSTRFGIAAKFQLDKDASITTKVNNNSLVGVGYTQTLRPGVKLTLSGLVDGKNINAGGHKLGLGLELEA; translated from the exons ATGGCTGTGCCTCCCTGCTATGGTGACCTGGGCAAGTCTGCCAAGGACATCTTCAACAAAGGCTATG GATTTGGCATGGTGAAGCTCGATGTCAAGACAAAGTCAGCCAGTGGAGTG GAATTCAAAACAGGC GGTTCCTCCAACACTGATACCAGCAAAGTTGCGGGCAGCCTGGAAACCAAATACAAGAGGTCAGAATATGGCCTGACCTTCACTGAGAAGTGGAACACTGACAACACCTTGGGAACAGAAATCACCATTGAAGATCAG ATTGCCAAGGGACTGAAGTTGACTTTTGACACGACCTTCTCACCAAACACTGG CAAGAAGAGTGGCAAAGTTAAGACCGCCTACAAGCGTGAGTACGTTAACATGGGCTGCGATGTCGACTTTGACTTCGCTGGCCCCACCATCCACGGAGCTGCTGTCGTTGGCTACGAGGGGTGGCTCGCGGGTTACCAGATGAGCTTTGACACTGCCAAATCCAAGATGACCCAGAACAACTTTGCCATTGGCTACAAGACCGGAGACTTCCAGTTGCACACCAATGT CAATGATGGTTCTGAGTTTGGAGGCTCCATCTACCAGAAGGTGAGCGACAAGCTGGAGACGGCAGTCAACCTGGCCTGGACCGCTGGCAGCAACAGCACACGCTTCGGTATTGCAGCCAAATTCCAGCTGGACAAGGATGCCTCCATCACT ACTAAAGTGAACAACAATAGCCTTGTTGGTGTTGGGTACACCCAGACTCTTAGACCAG GTGTGAAACTCACCCTGTCTGGCCTGGTCGATGGCAAGAACATCAACGCAGGAGGCCACAAGCTGGGTCTGGGCTTGGAACTGGAAGCCTAA